The following coding sequences lie in one Thermus antranikianii DSM 12462 genomic window:
- a CDS encoding ABC transporter ATP-binding protein codes for MNPVLEAIDLGFSYGNGYLFRGVSLRLCPGEALAILGPSGSGKTTLLHLLAGLLSLQEGEVYWEGTPIRGLPEGVLARRRLRFMGLVFQHHFLFPELTALENVLAPGYLAGRVDRAFALWLLSRLGLRERADFLPQRLSGGERQRVAVARALYLRPRLLLADEPTASLDRTQAREVLRLMRELAREVGAALLFSTHDEALVEGLPALRL; via the coding sequence GTGAACCCGGTCTTGGAGGCCATAGACCTGGGATTCTCCTACGGGAACGGCTATCTTTTCCGGGGGGTTTCCTTAAGGCTCTGCCCTGGGGAGGCCCTGGCCATCCTGGGGCCCTCGGGAAGCGGTAAGACCACCCTCCTCCACCTCCTGGCAGGCCTTCTCTCCTTGCAGGAGGGCGAGGTGTACTGGGAGGGAACCCCCATCCGGGGCCTTCCCGAGGGGGTTTTGGCCAGGAGGCGGCTCCGCTTTATGGGCCTTGTTTTCCAGCACCACTTTCTTTTCCCGGAGCTCACCGCCTTGGAAAACGTCCTGGCCCCCGGCTACCTGGCGGGCCGGGTGGACCGGGCCTTTGCCCTCTGGCTCCTTTCCCGGCTGGGCCTTAGGGAAAGGGCGGACTTCCTGCCCCAGAGGCTTTCGGGTGGGGAGCGGCAGCGGGTGGCGGTGGCCCGGGCCTTGTACCTCCGGCCCAGGCTGCTTTTGGCCGATGAGCCCACGGCCAGCCTGGACCGCACCCAGGCCAGGGAGGTGCTCAGGCTCATGCGGGAGTTGGCCAGGGAGGTGGGGGCGGCTCTTCTCTTCTCCACCCACGACGAGGCCTTGGTGGAAGGGCTTCCCGCCTTGCGGCTTTAA
- a CDS encoding Crp/Fnr family transcriptional regulator: MPASPLFQDMGPEEVRLARSYFQPLTYPKGKPIFHQGDLGQALYLVEEGRVRLYRTHLGGQEKILGFLGPGEVFGEMSLLDGGERSASALAEEETLLLALYREAYLGLIRRLPLFAHNLARILAHRLRELNLELDLLAFEEARSRVAYALFKLLRQGHGPHFQLRHQDLAALAGVSRETTTRVLHELKDQGILRLSSGVVEVVDPGLLEEVAFGLV; this comes from the coding sequence ATGCCCGCGTCCCCCCTTTTCCAGGATATGGGTCCGGAGGAAGTCCGCCTGGCCCGCTCCTACTTCCAACCCCTGACCTACCCCAAGGGTAAACCCATCTTTCACCAAGGGGATCTGGGCCAGGCCCTTTACCTGGTGGAGGAGGGTCGGGTGCGCCTCTACCGCACCCACCTGGGGGGCCAGGAGAAGATCCTGGGGTTCCTGGGGCCCGGGGAGGTCTTCGGGGAGATGAGCCTTTTGGACGGGGGGGAACGGAGCGCTAGCGCCCTGGCGGAGGAGGAAACCCTTCTTCTCGCCCTCTATCGGGAAGCCTACCTCGGGCTCATCCGCCGCCTACCCCTCTTCGCCCACAACTTAGCCCGCATCCTGGCCCACCGCCTGCGGGAACTCAACCTGGAGCTGGACCTTCTGGCCTTTGAGGAGGCGAGAAGCCGGGTAGCCTATGCCCTCTTTAAGCTCCTTCGTCAGGGGCACGGACCTCATTTTCAGCTCCGCCACCAGGACCTGGCCGCCCTGGCCGGGGTGAGCCGGGAAACCACCACCCGGGTCCTCCACGAGCTCAAAGACCAAGGCATCCTGCGGCTTTCCTCAGGGGTGGTGGAGGTGGTGGACCCCGGGCTTTTGGAGGAGGTGGCCTTTGGTCTGGTCTGA
- a CDS encoding 2-phosphosulfolactate phosphatase — translation MRLKVDVLPTEELVYPDVVLVVDVIRSTTTAVAFLEAGAEALYWVPSLEAARAFKDRDVLLAGEVGGLKPPGFDLGNSPREALEAPVGGKTVVMSTTNGTKAAHVAARTAKHVLLASLFNAHAAARLARELATEEVAILAAGKEGRVGLDDLYTAGVLAEYLGLLGEVEPEDGARIALAVKRNYQDPLEALSLSAAATALKGVGLEADVPFCAQVAKSAVVPILTGRVGEALIFKVAPPGLTKVAPRD, via the coding sequence ATGCGCTTGAAGGTGGATGTTCTCCCCACGGAGGAGCTGGTCTACCCCGATGTGGTGCTGGTGGTGGACGTGATCCGCTCCACCACCACCGCGGTCGCCTTCCTGGAGGCGGGGGCAGAGGCCCTGTACTGGGTCCCAAGCCTCGAGGCCGCCCGGGCCTTCAAGGACCGGGACGTGCTCCTGGCGGGAGAGGTGGGGGGGTTAAAGCCCCCGGGGTTTGACCTGGGGAACTCCCCCCGGGAGGCCCTCGAAGCCCCCGTGGGAGGCAAGACCGTGGTGATGAGCACCACCAACGGCACCAAGGCCGCCCACGTGGCCGCCCGGACCGCCAAGCACGTGCTCCTGGCCTCCCTCTTTAACGCCCACGCCGCAGCCCGCCTGGCCCGGGAACTGGCCACGGAGGAGGTGGCCATTCTGGCCGCCGGCAAGGAGGGGCGGGTGGGCCTGGACGACCTCTACACCGCCGGGGTCCTGGCGGAGTACCTGGGCCTTCTGGGGGAGGTGGAGCCCGAGGACGGGGCCAGGATTGCTTTGGCGGTGAAGCGAAACTACCAGGACCCCTTGGAAGCCCTCTCCCTCTCCGCCGCCGCCACCGCCCTGAAGGGCGTGGGCCTCGAGGCCGATGTGCCCTTCTGCGCCCAGGTGGCCAAAAGCGCCGTGGTCCCCATCCTCACGGGCCGGGTGGGGGAGGCCTTGATCTTCAAGGTAGCCCCTCCAGGACTGACCAAGGTAGCCCCCCGGGACTGA
- a CDS encoding ADP-ribosylglycohydrolase family protein, which produces MLGAIAGDIIGSVYEQKPIKTKDFPLFQPGSRYTDDTVLTVAIAQAILRKTPYGEEMRRWGRRYPHAGYGPGFRAWLFSHDPRPYGSFGNGSAMRVSPVGFAFQTEEEVLREARATAEVTHNHPEGIKGAQAVALAVFLARTGWEKEAIRLRIQSLFGYDLSLPLEEIRPAYAFDGTCQGTVPQAIRAFLESTSYEDAIRNAVSLGGDSDTLASIAGGIAEAYYGGVPELIRDKVKRVLPPDLWAVVEEFYQRFGMLL; this is translated from the coding sequence ATGCTGGGGGCCATAGCGGGGGACATCATCGGCTCGGTGTACGAGCAAAAGCCCATCAAGACCAAAGACTTCCCTCTCTTTCAGCCGGGAAGCCGCTACACCGACGACACGGTGCTCACCGTGGCCATTGCCCAGGCTATCCTGAGGAAAACCCCATATGGGGAGGAGATGCGGCGCTGGGGCCGCCGCTATCCCCATGCGGGGTATGGCCCAGGTTTCCGGGCCTGGCTTTTTTCCCACGACCCCAGGCCTTACGGTAGCTTCGGCAACGGTTCGGCCATGCGGGTGAGCCCTGTGGGCTTCGCCTTCCAGACCGAGGAGGAGGTCCTGAGGGAGGCGAGGGCCACGGCTGAGGTTACCCACAACCATCCGGAGGGCATCAAGGGAGCCCAGGCCGTGGCCCTGGCCGTTTTCCTGGCCCGTACCGGCTGGGAAAAGGAGGCCATCCGCTTGCGCATCCAGTCCCTCTTTGGGTATGACCTGAGCCTCCCCCTCGAGGAGATCCGCCCCGCCTACGCCTTCGACGGGACCTGCCAGGGCACGGTTCCCCAGGCCATCCGCGCCTTTTTGGAATCCACCTCCTATGAGGACGCCATCCGGAATGCGGTTTCCCTTGGAGGGGATAGCGACACCCTGGCCAGCATTGCTGGGGGCATTGCGGAGGCCTACTATGGGGGCGTGCCGGAGTTGATCCGGGATAAGGTCAAGAGGGTGCTGCCCCCGGATCTGTGGGCGGTGGTGGAAGAGTTTTACCAGAGGTTCGGCATGCTGCTTTAG
- a CDS encoding dipeptidase, which produces MNALEPLLEFLSIPSVSTDPAHKEDVRKAALWLAERLRERGFRTELHETPLHPILYAERLLDPKAPTVLVYGHYDVQPPDPLELWENPPFVPTVREGRVYARGASDDKGQLWAHVAALEGLPARVNVKFLVEGEEEIGSPSLLPFVREHREKLQADVVLISDGAMFAPFTPTLTYGLRGLAYLEVRLKGARRDLHSGSFGGVAPNPIQAMGWILSKLKDEKTGKILVPGLYDRVRPVSEEEKRLWPSLDEEALRRELGVEVLPGEEGYSPLERLWTRPTLDPNGIWGGYQGEGSKTVIPAEAGFKVSLRLVPDQDPEEVASQVEAYLREICPPGYTMEILRLHGGRPVLTDPFSPPMRLMARALEEVWGRPPVYTREGGTIPVVAELQDALHAPVVLLGLGLPDDNLHAPNEKFDLVNLEKGIAVLKRFYELLARGD; this is translated from the coding sequence GTGAATGCGCTAGAGCCCCTTTTGGAGTTCCTGTCCATCCCCTCCGTATCCACCGACCCAGCCCACAAGGAGGACGTTCGTAAGGCGGCCCTCTGGCTTGCGGAGAGGCTTAGGGAGAGGGGTTTTCGCACGGAGCTCCACGAGACCCCGCTACATCCCATCCTCTACGCGGAGCGCCTCCTGGATCCCAAGGCCCCCACGGTCCTGGTCTACGGGCACTACGACGTCCAGCCCCCGGATCCCTTGGAGCTTTGGGAAAACCCCCCCTTCGTTCCCACGGTGCGGGAGGGACGGGTCTACGCCCGGGGAGCCTCCGACGACAAGGGGCAGCTTTGGGCCCATGTGGCGGCCCTCGAGGGCCTGCCCGCCCGGGTGAACGTGAAGTTCTTGGTGGAGGGGGAAGAGGAGATCGGAAGCCCGAGCCTTCTGCCCTTCGTGCGGGAGCACCGGGAGAAGCTCCAAGCCGACGTGGTTCTCATCTCCGATGGAGCCATGTTCGCCCCCTTCACCCCCACCCTCACCTATGGCCTAAGGGGCCTGGCCTATTTGGAGGTGCGCCTGAAGGGGGCCCGGCGGGACCTCCACTCCGGAAGCTTTGGCGGCGTGGCTCCGAACCCCATCCAGGCCATGGGGTGGATTCTCTCCAAGCTAAAGGACGAGAAAACTGGGAAGATCCTGGTTCCCGGCCTTTACGACCGGGTGCGGCCGGTTTCGGAGGAGGAGAAAAGGCTCTGGCCCTCCTTGGACGAGGAGGCCTTGAGGCGGGAGCTCGGGGTGGAGGTGCTGCCCGGGGAGGAGGGCTATAGCCCCTTGGAGAGGCTTTGGACCCGGCCCACCCTGGATCCGAACGGCATCTGGGGAGGGTACCAGGGGGAGGGCTCTAAGACGGTGATCCCCGCCGAGGCGGGCTTCAAGGTTTCCTTGCGCCTGGTGCCGGACCAGGACCCCGAGGAGGTGGCCAGCCAGGTGGAGGCCTACCTGCGGGAAATCTGCCCGCCCGGCTACACCATGGAGATCCTCCGCCTCCACGGGGGTAGGCCGGTCCTCACCGATCCCTTCAGCCCCCCCATGCGCCTCATGGCCAGGGCCCTGGAGGAGGTTTGGGGCAGGCCCCCCGTGTACACCCGGGAGGGAGGGACCATCCCGGTGGTGGCGGAGCTCCAGGATGCCCTTCATGCGCCCGTGGTTCTCTTGGGCCTAGGGCTTCCCGACGACAACCTCCACGCTCCCAACGAGAAGTTTGACCTGGTCAACCTGGAAAAGGGCATTGCAGTTCTGAAGCGATTCTATGAGCTCCTGGCCCGAGGGGATTAA
- a CDS encoding IclR family transcriptional regulator — translation MPRPRRKGAEEVKTLERGLSVLQALAELKEAGLSPLAERTGLTKSTLYRLLQTLVRHGFVEEERGVYRVGPKAFVVGQVYPRQNLLLAVRPEMEALAAETGESVNLAVPAGREALYLDQAEGARLVRLFTAPGSRAPLHATGVGKVLLAFRGIPEGLSLVPYTPFTLTRLEDLKRELETVRRKGYALDNEERELGVRCVAAPVFGPGGEVVAALSLSAPASRLSLEEAHRLAPRVVEAARKASLRLGFVPAL, via the coding sequence ATGCCACGGCCTAGGAGGAAAGGAGCCGAGGAAGTGAAAACCTTGGAGCGAGGCTTGAGCGTGCTTCAGGCCCTGGCGGAGCTTAAGGAGGCCGGGCTTTCCCCTCTGGCAGAGCGGACGGGGCTTACCAAGAGCACCCTTTACCGCCTCCTCCAGACCCTGGTCCGCCACGGCTTCGTGGAGGAGGAAAGGGGTGTTTACCGGGTGGGTCCCAAGGCTTTTGTCGTGGGGCAGGTCTATCCCAGGCAGAACCTGCTTCTTGCGGTGCGCCCGGAGATGGAGGCCCTGGCAGCGGAAACGGGGGAGAGCGTGAACCTGGCGGTGCCAGCGGGGAGAGAGGCCCTCTATTTGGACCAGGCGGAGGGAGCCAGATTGGTTCGGCTCTTCACTGCTCCAGGCTCCCGGGCTCCCCTGCACGCCACGGGGGTGGGGAAGGTTCTTCTCGCCTTCCGGGGCATTCCCGAGGGGCTTTCCCTGGTGCCCTATACTCCCTTTACCCTGACCCGCCTCGAGGACCTGAAGCGGGAGCTGGAAACCGTGCGCCGGAAGGGCTACGCCCTGGACAACGAGGAAAGGGAGCTGGGGGTGCGCTGTGTGGCCGCTCCCGTTTTTGGCCCCGGGGGGGAGGTGGTGGCCGCCCTGTCCCTCTCCGCCCCCGCCAGCCGCCTCTCCCTGGAGGAGGCCCACCGCCTGGCCCCACGGGTGGTGGAGGCGGCCAGGAAAGCTTCCTTGCGCCTAGGTTTTGTGCCCGCTTTATAA
- the aceB gene encoding malate synthase A yields the protein MKGVEILKDHPLLKEVLTEEALRFVVALHREFNPVRKALLERRKTLWERYKAGEKPDFLEETAFVRGGSWQVAEAPPDLLDRRVEITGPVDRKMIINALNSGAKVFMADFEDALSPTWDNVIQGQKNLYDAVRRQIDFVSPEGKEYKLKEKVATLVVRPRGWHLVEKHVRVDGEPISASLFDFGLYFFHNAHELLRRGSGPYFYLPKLESHLEARLWNQVFNFAQDYLGIPRGTIRATVLIETILAAFEMEEILYELKEHAAGLNAGRWDYIFSCIKKFATTAPIFPDRAQVTMTVPFMKAYTELLVKSCHIHGAHAIGGMAAFIPSRKDPQVNERAFQQVRADKEREASQGFDGTWVAHPDLVPVAQEVFDRYLGDRPHQKHVKREDVQVRAEDLLNFEVPGGKVTEAGLRNNISVALQYLNQWLLGNGAAAIFNLMEDAATAEISRAQLWQWVHRQATLEDGRTVTPELYQKIKEEELAKLGGREVGRYKEAEEILDKLVLSEEFIEFLTLVAYDYLD from the coding sequence ATGAAGGGCGTGGAGATCCTCAAAGATCACCCCCTCCTCAAGGAGGTGCTCACGGAAGAGGCCTTGAGGTTCGTGGTGGCCCTGCACCGGGAGTTCAACCCCGTGCGCAAGGCGCTTTTGGAGCGCAGGAAAACCCTCTGGGAAAGGTACAAGGCCGGGGAAAAACCGGACTTTCTCGAGGAAACCGCCTTCGTGCGGGGCGGGTCCTGGCAGGTGGCAGAAGCCCCACCGGATCTTTTGGACCGCCGGGTGGAGATCACCGGTCCTGTGGACCGCAAGATGATCATCAACGCCCTGAACTCCGGGGCCAAGGTCTTCATGGCGGATTTCGAAGACGCCCTCTCCCCCACGTGGGACAACGTGATCCAGGGGCAAAAGAACCTCTATGACGCCGTCCGCCGCCAGATTGACTTTGTAAGCCCCGAGGGGAAGGAGTACAAGCTGAAGGAAAAGGTGGCCACCCTGGTGGTCCGGCCCCGAGGCTGGCACCTGGTGGAAAAGCACGTGCGGGTGGACGGGGAGCCCATCTCTGCAAGCCTCTTTGACTTTGGCCTTTACTTCTTCCACAACGCCCACGAGCTCCTAAGGCGAGGAAGCGGCCCCTACTTCTACCTGCCCAAGCTGGAAAGCCACCTCGAGGCCCGGCTTTGGAACCAGGTCTTCAACTTCGCCCAGGACTACCTGGGCATCCCTCGGGGCACCATCCGGGCCACGGTGCTCATCGAAACCATCCTGGCGGCCTTCGAAATGGAGGAGATCCTCTACGAGCTTAAAGAGCACGCCGCTGGGCTTAACGCCGGCCGCTGGGACTACATCTTCAGCTGCATCAAGAAGTTCGCCACCACCGCCCCCATCTTCCCCGACCGGGCCCAGGTCACCATGACCGTGCCCTTCATGAAGGCCTACACCGAGCTTCTGGTGAAGTCCTGCCATATCCATGGGGCCCATGCCATCGGGGGCATGGCTGCCTTCATCCCCAGCCGCAAGGACCCCCAGGTGAACGAAAGGGCCTTCCAGCAGGTGCGGGCCGACAAGGAGCGGGAAGCCTCCCAGGGATTTGACGGCACCTGGGTGGCCCACCCCGACCTGGTGCCCGTGGCCCAGGAGGTCTTCGACCGGTATCTGGGGGATAGGCCCCACCAGAAGCACGTGAAGCGGGAGGACGTCCAGGTGAGGGCGGAGGATCTTCTGAACTTTGAGGTCCCGGGGGGCAAGGTGACGGAGGCAGGCCTTCGCAACAACATCTCCGTGGCCCTCCAGTACCTGAACCAGTGGCTCCTCGGCAACGGGGCGGCCGCCATCTTCAACCTCATGGAGGACGCCGCCACCGCCGAGATCAGCAGGGCACAGCTCTGGCAATGGGTGCACCGGCAGGCCACCTTGGAGGACGGCCGTACGGTCACCCCTGAGCTTTACCAAAAGATCAAGGAAGAGGAGCTCGCCAAGCTGGGAGGACGGGAGGTTGGCCGCTATAAGGAGGCCGAGGAGATCCTGGACAAGCTGGTCCTCTCGGAGGAGTTCATCGAGTTTCTGACCCTGGTGGCCTACGATTACCTGGACTGA
- a CDS encoding FAD-linked oxidase C-terminal domain-containing protein, producing the protein MGFLEELRALFPPGRLLTKEAELVPYESDALTAYRRRPLAVVLPERKEEVVEAVRLCYRHGVPFVARGSGTSLSGGSLPVEGGLVIALNRMNRILRLDPKARIAVVEPGVVNLEVSRQAAPFGLYYAPDPSSQPISTIGGNVAFNSGGAHCLKYGMTAGHVLALEVVTPQGEVVRLGGEGLETVGPDLHGFFVGTEGLLGVALEITLRLLPKPEAYHTLLAAYGSLEAAGNAVSQVIRSGLLPGAMEIMDRLAIEAAEAAVKAGYPRVEALLIVELEGPKEEVEEEAKLLAQVIKESGALEVRVAQSEAERQAIWKGRKAAFSAVGRLSPDYIVQDGVVPRSRLGEALKEIERLSQEYGLRVANVFHAGDGNLHPLVLYDGKKPGELERAEELAGEILKLCVRLGGSLTGEHGIGVEKKEYMPKMFAPEDLLAMERVKEALDPQGLANRGKVLPGHGQGPHLGEVYA; encoded by the coding sequence ATGGGGTTCCTGGAAGAGCTTAGGGCCCTCTTTCCCCCGGGGAGGCTGCTGACCAAGGAGGCGGAGCTTGTCCCTTACGAGTCCGACGCCCTCACCGCCTACCGCAGGCGTCCCCTGGCCGTGGTGCTTCCCGAGCGGAAGGAAGAGGTGGTGGAAGCGGTGCGCCTCTGCTACCGCCACGGGGTGCCCTTTGTGGCCCGGGGAAGCGGCACCAGCCTCTCGGGAGGCTCCTTGCCCGTGGAGGGGGGCCTGGTCATCGCCCTCAACCGCATGAACCGCATCCTACGCCTGGACCCCAAGGCCCGGATCGCGGTGGTGGAGCCCGGAGTGGTGAACCTGGAGGTTTCCCGGCAGGCAGCTCCTTTTGGCCTCTATTACGCCCCCGATCCCTCCAGCCAGCCCATCTCCACCATCGGTGGGAACGTGGCCTTCAACTCCGGCGGGGCCCACTGCCTGAAGTACGGGATGACGGCGGGCCACGTGCTGGCCCTCGAGGTGGTCACCCCCCAAGGGGAGGTGGTGCGCCTGGGCGGGGAAGGCCTTGAGACCGTAGGTCCCGACCTCCACGGCTTTTTCGTGGGCACCGAGGGGCTTTTGGGAGTAGCCCTGGAGATCACCCTGAGGCTTCTTCCCAAGCCCGAGGCCTACCACACCCTGCTGGCCGCCTACGGGAGCCTCGAGGCCGCCGGCAACGCCGTGAGCCAGGTGATCCGAAGCGGGCTCCTCCCCGGGGCCATGGAGATCATGGACCGCTTGGCCATAGAGGCCGCCGAGGCAGCGGTGAAGGCCGGCTATCCCCGGGTGGAGGCCCTCCTCATCGTGGAGCTGGAAGGCCCCAAGGAGGAGGTGGAGGAGGAAGCCAAACTCCTGGCCCAGGTGATTAAAGAAAGCGGGGCCTTGGAGGTGCGCGTCGCCCAAAGCGAGGCGGAGCGCCAGGCCATCTGGAAGGGGCGCAAGGCTGCCTTCAGCGCCGTGGGAAGGCTTTCCCCCGATTACATCGTCCAGGACGGGGTAGTGCCCCGAAGCCGCCTGGGGGAAGCCCTGAAGGAGATCGAAAGGCTTTCCCAGGAATACGGCCTTAGGGTGGCCAACGTCTTCCACGCCGGGGACGGAAACCTTCACCCCCTGGTCCTCTACGACGGCAAAAAACCTGGGGAGCTGGAGCGGGCCGAGGAGCTGGCGGGAGAAATCCTCAAGCTTTGCGTGCGCCTAGGAGGGTCCTTGACCGGGGAACACGGCATCGGGGTGGAGAAGAAGGAGTACATGCCAAAGATGTTCGCCCCGGAAGACCTCCTGGCCATGGAACGGGTCAAGGAGGCCCTGGACCCCCAAGGCCTCGCCAACCGGGGCAAGGTGCTACCCGGCCACGGGCAAGGCCCGCATCTAGGAGAGGTGTATGCCTGA
- a CDS encoding FAD-binding protein, producing the protein MPEVRANSLEEVQEAVRTYPRLRPKGGGSKPALSTPKDGETLLDLSGLRGILEYAPEEFVFTAYAGTPLKEIEETLRAHGQYLPFHPPLVEQGATLGGTVAAGLSGPMRERFGGLRDFILGVRFVDGEGRVVRGGGKVVKNAAGFPFHRLMVGSLGAFGVMVELSFKVFPSPRATQTLRLTYGSLAEALAAMERLRVLPLDLLALDLIPPATLEIRLGGFPESLGKRLKRLQEILQKEGEVLAEDETHWEGVRNLRFLEEAPIWVKVPSTPAWVPKLEDLPLGPRRYLAGGELLYAGMEAKGLASLRQAGIPHLVLKGAEDALFPHPPEAFFRKLKLALDPRGRFPLG; encoded by the coding sequence ATGCCTGAGGTCCGTGCCAACTCTCTGGAAGAAGTACAGGAAGCCGTGCGCACCTATCCCCGCCTGCGCCCCAAGGGGGGTGGGAGCAAGCCAGCCCTCTCCACCCCCAAGGACGGGGAGACCCTCCTGGATCTTTCGGGCCTCAGGGGCATCCTGGAGTATGCCCCTGAGGAGTTCGTCTTCACCGCCTATGCCGGCACACCCCTTAAGGAGATAGAGGAAACCCTACGGGCCCACGGCCAGTACCTGCCCTTCCACCCACCCCTGGTGGAGCAGGGGGCCACCCTTGGGGGTACGGTGGCAGCAGGGCTTTCCGGCCCCATGCGGGAACGGTTTGGGGGCCTGAGGGACTTCATCCTGGGAGTGCGCTTCGTGGACGGGGAAGGAAGGGTGGTGCGGGGCGGAGGCAAGGTGGTGAAAAATGCCGCTGGCTTCCCTTTCCACCGCCTCATGGTAGGTTCCCTGGGAGCCTTCGGGGTCATGGTGGAGCTTTCCTTCAAGGTCTTCCCCTCCCCCAGGGCCACCCAGACCCTACGGCTCACCTATGGGAGCCTAGCGGAGGCCCTTGCCGCTATGGAACGCCTCCGGGTGCTTCCCCTGGATCTTCTGGCCCTGGACCTCATTCCCCCCGCCACCCTGGAGATTCGGCTAGGGGGGTTCCCCGAAAGCCTGGGGAAAAGACTAAAACGACTACAGGAAATCCTGCAAAAGGAAGGCGAGGTGCTGGCGGAGGACGAAACCCACTGGGAAGGGGTGCGGAACCTCCGCTTCCTGGAGGAGGCCCCCATCTGGGTCAAGGTTCCCTCCACCCCCGCCTGGGTGCCCAAGCTGGAAGACCTGCCCCTAGGGCCCAGGCGGTACCTGGCAGGAGGGGAACTCCTCTACGCCGGGATGGAGGCCAAGGGACTGGCATCCCTTAGGCAGGCAGGGATTCCCCACCTGGTCCTAAAGGGCGCCGAGGATGCCCTCTTCCCCCACCCGCCCGAGGCCTTTTTCCGCAAGCTTAAGCTGGCCCTGGACCCCAGGGGCCGTTTTCCCTTAGGGTGA
- the glcF gene encoding glycolate oxidase subunit GlcF, protein MQHRIPVETLGREGEVMAHAIEACVHCGFCLPTCPTYLVLQEEMDSPRGRIFLMKEVLEGNLSLEEALPYLDRCLACQACVTACPSGVPYGELIATFRLHTESKRHRYPLEQVFRRSLLRILPYPERFRPLAELGSRLKPLLKPLPLPKALKAPIALLPDRLPDRESYQEVYPAKGPRRARVGILLGCAQQVLRPSINRATIRVLQENGVEVIAAKEQVCCGALNLHAGDKEGARALARTNLRVFREVDYVVTNAAGCGSGMREYPLLFLGEPEEEEARALAAKVKDLTVILDELGFIPPPPPPRPLRVAYHDACHLAHAQGVREAPRRILKASGVEVLEPKEWEICCGSAGTYNLFQPEIAEVLGRRKAENLQATQPELVVTGNIGCLTQIQAYLDKSIPILHTAELLEMLYEGKPPLVQG, encoded by the coding sequence ATGCAGCACCGCATACCCGTGGAAACCCTGGGCAGGGAAGGGGAGGTGATGGCCCACGCCATCGAGGCCTGCGTCCATTGCGGCTTCTGCCTTCCCACCTGCCCCACCTACCTGGTCCTGCAGGAGGAGATGGACTCCCCCCGGGGTCGGATCTTCCTGATGAAGGAGGTCCTCGAGGGGAACCTCTCCCTGGAGGAAGCCCTTCCCTATCTGGATCGTTGCCTGGCCTGCCAAGCCTGCGTTACCGCCTGCCCAAGCGGCGTCCCCTACGGCGAGCTCATCGCCACCTTCCGCCTGCACACCGAGAGCAAGCGCCACCGCTACCCCCTGGAACAGGTCTTTCGCCGGTCCCTCCTCCGCATCCTCCCCTACCCTGAGCGCTTTCGGCCCCTGGCCGAGCTGGGAAGCCGGCTAAAACCCCTCCTCAAGCCCCTCCCCCTGCCCAAGGCCCTTAAGGCTCCCATCGCCCTGCTCCCGGACCGCCTACCGGACAGGGAATCCTACCAGGAGGTCTACCCCGCCAAGGGCCCAAGGCGGGCCAGGGTGGGCATCCTCCTGGGCTGCGCCCAGCAGGTCCTGAGGCCCTCCATCAACCGGGCCACCATCCGGGTCCTCCAGGAAAACGGGGTGGAGGTGATAGCCGCCAAGGAACAGGTCTGTTGCGGGGCCCTAAACCTCCACGCCGGGGACAAGGAGGGGGCCAGGGCCTTGGCCCGCACCAACCTGAGGGTTTTCCGGGAGGTGGACTACGTGGTCACCAACGCCGCCGGTTGCGGCTCGGGGATGAGGGAATACCCCCTTCTCTTCCTGGGGGAACCCGAGGAGGAGGAGGCCAGGGCCCTGGCCGCCAAGGTGAAGGACCTCACCGTCATCCTGGACGAGCTGGGCTTCATCCCCCCTCCCCCGCCCCCAAGGCCCCTCAGGGTGGCCTACCACGACGCCTGCCACCTGGCCCACGCCCAGGGGGTGCGGGAGGCCCCAAGGAGGATCCTTAAGGCCTCTGGGGTGGAGGTGCTGGAGCCCAAGGAGTGGGAGATCTGCTGCGGCAGCGCCGGCACCTACAACCTCTTCCAGCCCGAGATCGCCGAGGTTTTGGGCAGGAGAAAGGCGGAAAACCTTCAGGCCACCCAGCCCGAACTGGTGGTCACGGGCAACATCGGCTGCCTCACCCAGATCCAGGCCTATTTGGACAAGAGCATCCCCATCCTGCACACGGCGGAGCTTCTGGAGATGCTTTATGAGGGGAAACCTCCCCTCGTCCAAGGATGA